The following coding sequences are from one Musa acuminata AAA Group cultivar baxijiao chromosome BXJ1-6, Cavendish_Baxijiao_AAA, whole genome shotgun sequence window:
- the LOC135676448 gene encoding ATP-dependent DNA helicase Q-like 4A, translating into MHNRTKLKSANEDKSPKVNWCNHASAFEDFSCQDKFLSSGFLFSLPTQKPQTQKNVDQMLCTRSIACEVDGSERLQLLQVEKAWKALSSMQLACRNYLIPGLTAPVQNHNKDHLRAPFTDSSNNVKNVDTSQVFKGPFHENMPSHVNYSSHSRSYPRYDSPHYATDSLLKSTCDKNNNVASEMAQVTGAQMQSSATHRVIDDHELVCTAADNLADDKFLDALDDDEILESIDVDQIVMEHYQVTATPEGFMSKQTPFTPVSSRSCMVIPDENMLPPELHESCIHGSKLALCPEAAIHLQEMKDQLIAVSNELLDNATELSPQDCENLRQKRLYLNKKIQLLEKYLCSLNQDEERQRSHSMASSTTARGFGPENPTNKYMIDPIRFNTQVHLRNETGNCMMWSSPAPSHYTDRFDAAPLEREVFAPKLQNINYVEGSGDIKWKSLDFPWTKKLEANNRKVFGNHSFRPNQREVINATMSGCDVFVLMPTGGGKSLTYQLPALISPGITLVVSPLVSLIQDQIMHLLQANIPATYLSASMEWVEQQEIFRELMSDSCRYKLLYVTPEKIAKSDVLLRHLDSLHSRGSLARIVIDEAHCISQWGHDFRPDYQSLGILKQKFPKVPVLALTATATVSVKEDVVQALGLVNCIVFRQSFNRPNLWYCVIPKTKKCLEDIDKFIKENHFDDCGIIYCLSRMDCEKVAEKLQEFGHKAAFYHGTMDPLQRSYVQKQWSKDEINIICATVAFGMGINKPDVRFVIHHSLPKSIEGYHQECGRAGRDGLRSSCVLYYNYSDYIRVKHMLTQGMIEQSPLASASRRNSFVSNDRVFETNIENLSRMVSYCENETDCRRLLQLIHFGEKFNPDNCKRTCDNCSKLLTWVEKDVTDIAKQMVELVISTGKQYSTSHVLEVYRGSLSQNVKKHRHDNLGLHGAGKHLPKGEASRVIRHLVVEDILVEDVRKSDIYGSISSVLKVNESKVQKLLSGKQRIILRFPAPAKASKMNKPEGTPAKGSLPMNTMTFDMGAQSTNEIDLNLSVKLYAALRMLRTALVKEAGEGVMTYHIFGNATLQQISKRIPRTKEELLEITGIGKAKVHKYGDRVLETIETTIREYRKTSRNSSSSSNDNADGTKKRRGSAGSEPGANDDDFAESTVQSKKRVAKLVNSQNGPADTTSMSAYNGRCIDIDLDGYEMESEDSVPPTRQGPPGRVLPQWLTPANQINSHIGGLFKEYAFKK; encoded by the exons GCCTGGAAAGCTCTTTCGAGCATGCAACTGGCTTGCAGGAATTACTTGATACCTGGTTTAACTGCTCCAGTACAGAACCATAACAAAGATCATCTTCGAGCTCCATTTACTGACTCATCCAACAATGTTAAGAATGTGGATACTTCCCAAGTATTTAAAGGCCCATTCCATGAAAATATGCCTTCTCATGTCAATTACAGTTCACATTCTAGATCATACCCTCGATATGATTCACCACATTATGCAACAGACTCATTGCTAAAAAGTACTTGCGATAAGAACAATAATGTAGCTTCAGAAATGGCACAAGTAACTGGAGCACAAATGCAGAGCTCTGCCACTCATCGGGTTATTGATGACCATGAGCTTGTGTGTACTGCTGCTGATAATCTTGCTGATGACAAGTTTTTAGATGCTCTTGATGATGATGAAATATTGGAG AGTATTGATGTTGACCAAATAGTTATGGAACACTATCAAGTAACTGCCACACCAGaaggatttatgtctaaacagacACCTTTTACCCCAGTTTCCAGTAGAAGTTGTATGGTAATCCCTGATGAAAACATGTTGCCACCAGAACTACATGAATCATGTATTCATGGCTCCAAG CTAGCTCTGTGTCCAGAAGCTGCAATTCATCTGCAAGAGATGAAGGATCAGCTCATTGCTGTATCAAATGAACTTCTTGATAATGCTACTGAGCTCAGTCCTCAGGACTGTGAAAATCTTCGTCAAAAGCG GTTATATCTGAATAAGAAGATCCAGCTGCTTGAGAAGTACCTTTGCAGTCTAAATCAAGATGAAGAAAGACAGAGATCACATTCTATGGCATCATCAACTACTGCAAGGGGTTTTGGACCTGAGAACCCCACAAACAAATATATGATAGATCCTATTAGGTTTAACACCCAGGTTCATCTAAGAAATGAAACAGGGAACTGTATGATGTGGAGCTCACCTGCCCCATCCCACTATACAGATAGGTTTGATGCTGCACCCTTGGAAAGAGAAGTGTTTGCTCCAAAGCTTCAGAACATTAATTACGTTGAAGGATCTGGAGATATAAAGTGGAAAAGTTTAGATTTTCCATGGACCAAGAAACTCGAG GCCAACAACAGAAAAGTTTTTGGAAATCACTCATTTCGTCCTAATCAAAGAGAGGTGATTAATGCAACAATGAGTGGATGTGATGTCTTTGTTTTAATGCCAACTGGTGGTGGGAAGAGCCTGACATACCAG CTTCCTGCTCTCATCAGCCCTGGAATAACATTAGTAGTTTCACCGCTTGTCTCACTCATCCAAGATCAGATTATGCATTTGTTGCAG GCAAACATTCCCGCTACTTATCTTAGTGCCAGTATGGAATGGGTTGAACAACAGGAGATTTTTCGAGAATTGATGTCTGATTCTTGCAGATACAAGCTGCTGTATGTCACTCCAGAAAAAATTGCTAA GAGTGATGTTTTATTGAGACACCTGGATTCTCTACATTCTCGGGGATCACTTGCTAGAATTGTTATTGATGAAGCTCATTGTATAAGCCAGTGGGGGCATGATTTTAGGCCCGATTATCAG AGTCTTGGAATTTTGAAGCAGAAGTTTCCAAAAGTCCCAGTGCTAGCTTTGACTGCTACAGCAACTGTCAGTGTAAAGGAAGATGTTGTACAAGCTCTTGGGCTTGTGAACTGCATTGTTTTTCGACAGAGTTTCAATCGTCCAAACTTGTG GTACTGTGTAATACCCAAGACAAAGAAGTGTTTGGAGGACATTGACAAATTCATCAAAGAAAATCATTTTGATGATTGTGGCATCATCTACTGTCTCTCAAGAATGGACTGCGAAAAAGTGGCTGAAAAGCTACAG GAATTTGGACATAAAGCAGCATTTTACCATGGGACCATGGACCCTCTTCAAAGATCATATGTGCAGAAGCAGTGGAGTAAAGATGAGATCAACATAATTTGTGCCACTGTGGCATTTGGAATGG GTATCAACAAACCTGACGTTcgttttgttattcatcattctCTTCCAAAATCTATTGAAGGTTATCATCAG GAATGTGGACGTGCTGGTAGAGATGGTTTACGATCATCTTGTGTACTGTACTACAACTATAGTGATTAT ATTCGTGTCAAGCACATGCTTACCCAAGGCATGATTGAGCAAAGTCCCTTGGCATCTGCATCAAGACGCAATTCGTTTGTCAGCAATGATAGAGTGTTTGAAACAAATATTGAGAACCTTTCACGCATG GTTAGCTATTGTGAGAATGAAACAGATTGCAGACGTTTACTACAACTGATTCATTTTGGTGAAAAGTTCAATCCAGACAACTGTAAAAGAACCTGTGATAATTGTTCAAAACTGTTGACTTGGGTTGAGAAGGATGTAACTGATATAGCAAAGCAAATG GTTGAATTAGTAATATCAACTGGAAAGCAGTATTCAACATCTCATGTTCTGGAAGTATACAGGGGTTCCCTGAGCCAAAAT GTTAAGAAACATAGACATGACAATTTGGGCCTTCATGGAGCTGGAAAGCATCTGCCAAAAGGTGAAGCATCAAGAGTTATTCGTCATTTAGTTGTTGAAGATATACTTGTGGAAGATGTCAGGAAAAGTGATATTTATGGATCCATTTCTTCTGTTTTAaag GTAAACGAGTCTAAGGTGCAAAAACTTCTCTCTGGAAAACAAAGGATCATATTGAG GTTTCCTGCTCCTGCAAAGGCATCTAAAATGAACAAACCTGAAGGGACACCAGCAAAGGGTTCATTGCCAATGAACACAATGACATTTGACATGGGCGCTCAATCAACAAATGAAATTGACCTG AATCTTTCTGTCAAACTTTATGCTGCTTTACGTATGCTGCGAACAGCTCTTGTAAAAGAAGCTGGTGAGGGGGTCATGACATATCACATATTTGG AAATGCCACATTGCAGCAGATTAGCAAGAGAATACCAAGAACCAAAGAAGAACTTCTCGAGATCACTGGCATTGGAAA GGCAAAGGTCCATAAGTACGGGGATCGTGTGTTGGAAACTATAGAAACTACAATCAGAGAGTACCGTAAAACGAGTAGGAatagcagcagtagcagcaatgATAATGCTGATGGAACAAAGAAGCGGAGGGGCTCAGCAGGCAGCGAACCAGGTgctaatgatgatgactttgctGAAAGCACTGTGCAGTCAAAAAAACGAGTAGCAAAACTAGTAAACAGCCAAAATGGTCCAGCAGACACTACAAGCATGTCAGCTTATAATGGTCGGTGTATAGATATCGATCTTGATGGTTATGAGATGGAGAGTGAGGATTCAGTTCCTCCTACGAGGCAGGGACCCCCTGGTCGAGTTCTGCCTCAATGGTTAACTCCAGCAAACCAAATCAACAGCCACATAGGTGGCCTTTTTAAGGAATATGCATTCAAGAAATAG